From Candidatus Pedobacter colombiensis, one genomic window encodes:
- a CDS encoding PKD-like family lipoprotein, translated as MKLIKYIFVLCLVSTALISCRKDLGNYEYHEINDLKVSGIEEEYIITAGQNLNLKPVLDFSKDPSFSANNYTFEWISFNLAAILTEQRKSLYKNQNFDIPFPLGIGSYTLFYVVTEKSTGISWNKSFKVKVNGIYKGGWGVLSEVNSQSRLDYFEYDHATGTYPKEYRDFTSLFSDASTGKGLTLPGKPKYLAGWSNRTAATGTAFKYFLYVGTDKITEKLNLTDGFIWKEDYAFRFESAGSSALNTVDYIKPVGSGSAYSYLNGDVFYRYDSFQYLFGTPINKLTNSSYFQVSSHTAVSRYSTVNTVILMYDITNKRFVRNVNSALTSVTPLAYTAGTSAFDPNNVGMDLVWMDQTLAYGGRAYAVLKDANSKYYLARMNNAAAFLAYAWDDISSLPEINKATCFAVDQQYGYLFYSVDGKLYQYDVDSKQTKLMKDLGTERITVLKYNLGNAVSLTIATNPTYATTYGKRFISVITDLIVGTYDPSNPNSSGKVKIYQVPQFNADLITEFEFGGFGKVADVAAAETPLGW; from the coding sequence ATGAAATTAATTAAATATATTTTTGTGCTGTGTCTCGTTAGTACAGCACTGATTTCCTGCAGAAAGGATTTGGGTAATTATGAATATCATGAGATCAACGACCTAAAGGTGTCTGGAATAGAGGAGGAGTATATCATTACTGCTGGTCAGAATTTAAACCTTAAACCTGTTCTTGATTTTTCGAAGGATCCGAGTTTCTCAGCAAATAACTATACTTTTGAATGGATCTCTTTTAATCTTGCGGCGATTCTGACTGAACAACGCAAATCCTTATACAAAAATCAAAATTTTGATATTCCATTTCCATTGGGGATAGGGAGTTATACCTTGTTTTATGTGGTAACGGAAAAATCGACTGGTATATCCTGGAATAAATCATTTAAAGTAAAAGTAAATGGTATATATAAAGGCGGTTGGGGTGTTTTAAGTGAGGTAAATAGTCAATCCAGGCTAGATTACTTTGAGTATGATCATGCTACGGGAACCTATCCCAAAGAATATAGAGACTTTACCTCATTATTTTCTGATGCATCTACCGGAAAAGGTTTGACCTTGCCAGGCAAACCAAAATACCTTGCGGGGTGGTCCAACAGAACGGCTGCTACTGGTACTGCTTTTAAGTATTTTTTATATGTGGGGACGGATAAGATTACCGAAAAATTAAACTTAACAGATGGTTTTATTTGGAAGGAAGACTATGCATTTAGATTTGAAAGCGCAGGATCCTCAGCGTTAAATACCGTGGATTACATTAAGCCTGTGGGAAGTGGATCAGCGTATTCTTATTTAAATGGAGATGTTTTTTATAGATATGATTCTTTTCAGTATTTATTTGGTACACCCATTAATAAATTAACTAACTCCAGTTATTTTCAGGTTTCTTCACACACAGCCGTATCCAGATATAGCACTGTAAATACAGTTATTTTAATGTATGATATTACTAATAAACGTTTTGTTAGAAATGTTAATAGTGCTTTGACAAGTGTAACTCCTTTAGCTTATACCGCTGGAACGTCGGCATTCGATCCAAATAATGTGGGTATGGACCTGGTGTGGATGGATCAGACTTTAGCTTATGGCGGTAGGGCATATGCTGTTTTAAAAGATGCAAACAGCAAGTATTATTTGGCAAGGATGAATAATGCCGCAGCATTTCTGGCATACGCCTGGGATGATATATCTAGTCTTCCGGAAATTAATAAAGCAACATGTTTTGCTGTAGACCAACAATATGGATATTTATTTTATAGCGTGGATGGTAAGCTTTACCAATATGATGTGGATTCTAAGCAAACCAAGTTGATGAAGGATCTAGGCACTGAAAGAATAACAGTATTGAAATATAACCTGGGTAATGCAGTATCATTGACTATTGCAACTAATCCTACCTATGCTACAACTTACGGTAAGCGGTTTATTTCGGTAATAACAGATTTAATAGTTGGAACTTATGATCCATCAAATCCAAATTCTTCGGGAAAAGTAAAAATCTACCAAGTCCCCCAATTCAATGCAGATTTGATTACAGAGTTTGAATTCGGTGGTTTTGGTAAAGTTGCTGATGTAGCTGCGGCCGAAACACCATTGGGTTGGTAA
- a CDS encoding TlpA disulfide reductase family protein yields MKSLFGVILSVLITFTTLAQSPVEVMGVLSKKKVLPVKLFKVAEGKAVEIATTTPAEKGRFGFLFYPDYEGLYVIGTGTAISATDNYKFYFKPGDRLSFMINDSTYVLIGKLNSKENMVLTDWHNLTNPLLQKSINFMQSRSTFVDYFPQQEEIVAKSKTFLTGKTTGNVKFDKQIKDIMSVDLANYATAFLNTPRSAHPSVEEYSNYYSTLKAQDFAQTTAKVYSHPWGFRTLTSLVNINMRQQGKAYKNGIEGVELVSSYVPNDTLKGDVVLENAARYKSYSDYQGLMAAMGRYIITPSQKKQSEDIMLPLLTYKPGTDAFQFSYPDKEGKAVSMASLKGKVVLVDVWATWCGPCKAEIPHLKKLEEEMKGKDVEIISLSTDAPKDKEKWLKMIKDESLGDTQLFAGGPGNEFSKYYKVNTIPRFLVFDRKGKIVSVDSPRPSNPALKALIEETLATK; encoded by the coding sequence ATGAAAAGTTTATTTGGAGTTATACTCTCCGTTTTGATCACCTTTACCACGTTGGCACAAAGCCCTGTCGAAGTAATGGGTGTATTGTCCAAAAAGAAGGTTTTACCAGTAAAGCTGTTTAAGGTTGCTGAAGGAAAGGCGGTAGAAATTGCGACCACTACCCCAGCTGAAAAGGGAAGGTTTGGTTTTCTTTTTTATCCCGATTATGAAGGTTTGTATGTGATCGGCACTGGTACCGCTATTTCGGCAACAGATAATTACAAATTTTATTTTAAACCAGGTGATCGACTTTCCTTTATGATAAATGATTCCACCTACGTACTTATCGGAAAGTTAAATTCTAAAGAGAATATGGTGCTAACCGATTGGCATAATTTGACCAATCCACTTCTGCAAAAATCGATAAATTTTATGCAAAGCAGGAGTACTTTTGTTGATTACTTCCCTCAGCAGGAAGAAATTGTGGCTAAGTCGAAAACCTTTTTAACTGGAAAGACGACAGGGAATGTTAAGTTCGATAAACAAATCAAAGATATTATGAGTGTAGATCTGGCAAATTATGCAACTGCATTTTTAAATACACCACGCTCAGCACATCCTTCTGTAGAAGAATACAGTAATTATTATAGCACATTAAAGGCTCAGGATTTTGCACAGACAACAGCTAAAGTGTACAGTCATCCATGGGGTTTTCGTACGCTCACCTCATTAGTTAACATAAATATGAGGCAGCAGGGAAAAGCTTATAAAAATGGTATTGAAGGGGTGGAGCTGGTTAGCTCATATGTACCGAATGATACGCTTAAAGGAGATGTTGTATTGGAAAATGCTGCTCGTTATAAGAGTTATTCAGATTATCAGGGGCTAATGGCAGCTATGGGAAGATATATCATTACTCCATCACAGAAGAAACAAAGTGAAGATATCATGTTGCCTTTGTTGACATATAAACCAGGTACAGATGCGTTCCAGTTTTCTTATCCAGATAAAGAGGGTAAAGCGGTAAGTATGGCGTCGTTAAAAGGTAAGGTTGTTCTTGTCGATGTTTGGGCAACCTGGTGCGGCCCTTGTAAGGCAGAAATTCCTCATCTTAAAAAGCTGGAAGAGGAAATGAAAGGAAAAGACGTGGAAATTATCAGCTTGTCTACTGATGCGCCTAAAGACAAGGAAAAATGGTTGAAGATGATTAAAGACGAAAGTTTAGGTGATACACAATTATTTGCCGGTGGCCCCGGAAATGAGTTTTCGAAATACTATAAGGTGAACACCATTCCTCGTTTCCTGGTTTTTGATCGCAAAGGAAAAATCGTGTCTGTGGATT